A part of Quatrionicoccus australiensis genomic DNA contains:
- a CDS encoding methyltransferase: MSITQWTTQATLVYAMSTDYNELDYLRVDAWLMDVVSVRALATAIERGLIDRLATETLLPQAVVLAMGAAEPRAAEFLLRLLLDAHVLEASGDLLGLSDTFRHTWKYRDLLMAKLDMALAVSGDWFERFGLLLDDERGFAVKSRLFEIFDYGKALSTRPEDLAATGRWLRYTTALTRYETPAVLARHDFAGYQNMLDIGGNSGEFVLQLCRRHAGLRAVVLDLPAVCALGAVHVGRCPEGARIRFEPVTSAQATWPGGFDLVSFKSMLHDWPQEAMAVFFAPGACRATARWPCAHCRACASGCRGGGSAHFRQSAAGIVLSFLQRNR, translated from the coding sequence GTGTCTATTACCCAATGGACGACGCAGGCGACGCTCGTGTACGCAATGTCCACTGACTACAACGAGCTCGACTACTTGCGGGTCGATGCTTGGTTGATGGACGTCGTTAGCGTGCGCGCTCTGGCCACGGCTATCGAACGAGGGCTGATTGACCGGCTGGCGACCGAAACGCTGCTGCCGCAGGCCGTCGTCTTGGCAATGGGGGCTGCTGAGCCGCGTGCGGCTGAGTTTCTGCTGCGTCTATTACTCGATGCTCATGTGCTGGAAGCATCCGGTGATTTGCTGGGGCTGAGCGATACCTTCCGCCACACCTGGAAATATCGCGACCTGTTAATGGCCAAGCTCGATATGGCCCTGGCTGTCAGTGGTGACTGGTTCGAGCGCTTCGGACTATTGCTTGATGACGAGAGGGGGTTTGCGGTGAAGTCAAGGCTGTTCGAGATTTTCGATTATGGCAAGGCTCTAAGTACGCGGCCGGAAGACCTCGCGGCTACCGGCCGCTGGCTCCGCTACACGACAGCGCTAACGCGCTATGAGACTCCGGCTGTACTGGCTCGCCATGACTTCGCTGGTTATCAAAACATGCTCGATATTGGCGGCAACAGTGGTGAATTCGTGTTGCAGCTCTGCCGTCGCCACGCCGGCTTGCGCGCCGTGGTACTCGACCTGCCGGCCGTGTGTGCTCTTGGTGCAGTACATGTTGGGCGTTGCCCGGAAGGCGCGCGCATCCGGTTTGAGCCGGTGACCTCGGCGCAGGCCACATGGCCAGGTGGCTTCGACCTCGTGAGTTTCAAATCGATGCTACACGACTGGCCTCAGGAGGCGATGGCGGTTTTTTTTGCGCCAGGCGCATGCCGCGCTACGGCCCGGTGGCCGTGTGCTCATTGCCGAGCGTGCGCGAGCGGATGCCGCGGAGGAGGTTCCGCTCACTTTCGGCAATCTGCCGCTGGCATTGTTCTTTCGTTCCTACAGAGGAACCGGTGA
- a CDS encoding efflux RND transporter periplasmic adaptor subunit, giving the protein MRIRYISVIPLVLATLSAFAQTAAPPRAATAAAGAAGVPLPTANGRSLLRSINAGKQLGDEMDCMVEPRQVSSVGSAVEGSLAEVLVDRGSFVTKGQVLARLKSPVEMATVALRDAQARFGERKVERNQELFRKELISANEKDELETQTRLAKLELAQQLANLDQRTIRSPFAGVVVERYMSPGEHVSNDKILKLAEIDPLNVEVVAPVELFGSIRAGMTGEVRLAPLISGVYKARVSAIDKVIDAASGTFGVRLELPNRGGRIPAGIKCNVRILPGK; this is encoded by the coding sequence ATGAGAATTCGCTACATTTCAGTTATTCCACTTGTACTGGCGACCCTCTCGGCTTTTGCCCAGACCGCCGCGCCCCCTCGAGCGGCGACAGCCGCGGCGGGGGCGGCAGGCGTTCCGTTGCCAACAGCAAATGGACGTAGCCTGCTGCGCAGCATTAATGCCGGTAAGCAACTCGGCGACGAGATGGACTGCATGGTGGAACCGCGCCAGGTATCTAGCGTGGGCAGTGCCGTCGAAGGCTCACTGGCTGAGGTGCTGGTTGATCGCGGCAGCTTCGTGACCAAAGGTCAGGTGCTTGCCCGCCTGAAGTCGCCGGTGGAGATGGCTACCGTCGCGCTGCGCGATGCTCAGGCCAGGTTTGGCGAGCGCAAGGTGGAACGGAACCAAGAGTTGTTCCGCAAGGAACTTATCTCGGCTAATGAAAAGGATGAATTGGAGACCCAGACCCGACTGGCGAAATTGGAATTGGCACAGCAGCTTGCCAATCTCGACCAGCGCACCATTCGCAGTCCTTTTGCCGGCGTCGTCGTTGAGCGCTACATGTCGCCCGGCGAGCATGTCAGCAACGACAAAATTCTGAAGCTCGCCGAGATTGACCCCCTGAACGTGGAGGTTGTCGCTCCGGTCGAGTTGTTTGGTTCCATCCGCGCCGGAATGACTGGCGAGGTTCGCCTTGCACCGCTTATTAGTGGGGTCTACAAGGCCCGCGTGAGTGCCATCGACAAAGTGATCGACGCCGCTTCGGGGACCTTCGGTGTGCGCCTGGAACTGCCTAACCGTGGTGGTCGCATTCCCGCCGGAATTAAATGCAATGTGCGCATCTTGCCGGGAAAATGA
- a CDS encoding preprotein translocase subunit SecA: MFDRLLFERAPLDVPCPERKEFRSDEWLDQYGSLLVGRLARRWLTRRDCRRQFLLAVDSHAEEIAACGDQEIRQRARATGLRMRREGLHDIGLAEAFALIRETSFRRLGMRHFDEQLLGGWLMAKGMIAEMATGEGKTLTAVLPAAAAALSGMPVHVVTVNDYLASRDCEAMRPVYEALGLSVGTVVEGMDHAQRQEIYRRDIAYCTNKTLAFDYLRDRICLGGDTDGLHLLLENLYGGASLTHKLLLRGLHFAIVDEADSVLIDEARTPLIISGSAPDGSAAWVRTALDLARDLRLGNDFIIMRREGRVSLTEGGYGRLADLCSRRTGLWRHVRWREEVILQALAALNLYHRDEHYLVRDGTVQIIDVGTGRVMPDRTWGQGLHQLIEAKEGCETLSDERRTLGSISYQRFFSRYLRLAGMTGTAKEVAGELGRVYGLAVAAVPTHRRSRRRVFSTRIYSTATEKWRQIALRVTELHAQNIPVLLGTRTVAASERAAAELATCGLVFNLLSAKQDSEESEVVASAGQAGAITIATNMAGRGTDIKLGEGVDALGGLHVILSECHEAARIDRQLAGRSARQGDAGCVEAFLSLEDTLLEPMRGGLAERLMLRLAGNGRWRALLLSGWMRFAQLRAERQQAQVRTAVLKSDRQLGDMLSFSGQRE; encoded by the coding sequence ATGTTTGATCGACTACTATTCGAGCGAGCACCGCTCGACGTGCCTTGCCCGGAACGAAAGGAATTTCGCTCCGACGAGTGGCTGGATCAATATGGCTCTCTTCTTGTTGGCCGCCTAGCCCGACGCTGGCTGACCCGCCGTGATTGCCGTCGGCAGTTTCTGCTGGCGGTGGACAGTCATGCGGAGGAAATCGCTGCGTGTGGTGACCAGGAAATCAGGCAACGTGCCCGTGCGACGGGCTTGCGCATGCGGCGGGAAGGGCTTCATGATATAGGGCTCGCGGAAGCCTTTGCTCTTATCCGTGAGACATCTTTCCGCCGGCTTGGGATGCGGCATTTTGACGAACAACTGCTGGGTGGCTGGCTGATGGCCAAGGGCATGATTGCCGAAATGGCCACTGGCGAAGGTAAAACGCTAACCGCCGTGTTGCCCGCCGCCGCTGCCGCACTTTCTGGTATGCCGGTGCATGTGGTGACGGTGAACGACTACTTGGCCAGTCGTGACTGCGAGGCGATGCGGCCGGTCTATGAAGCTCTTGGCTTGTCGGTTGGCACGGTTGTCGAAGGGATGGATCACGCTCAGAGGCAGGAAATTTACCGTCGTGACATCGCCTATTGCACCAACAAGACGCTTGCTTTCGACTACCTGCGCGATCGGATTTGTCTCGGCGGTGATACCGATGGTTTGCACTTGTTGCTGGAAAACCTCTATGGTGGTGCATCGCTCACACACAAGCTGTTGCTGCGCGGCCTACATTTTGCCATCGTTGATGAAGCCGACAGCGTGTTGATCGACGAGGCGCGTACTCCCCTCATCATTTCCGGTTCTGCGCCGGATGGTTCGGCCGCTTGGGTGCGCACTGCGCTGGATTTGGCTCGCGACCTTCGGTTGGGTAATGATTTCATCATTATGCGGCGCGAGGGGCGTGTGAGTCTTACGGAAGGTGGTTATGGGCGGCTCGCCGATCTCTGCTCCCGACGTACGGGCCTGTGGCGCCACGTACGGTGGCGCGAGGAAGTCATTCTTCAGGCGCTTGCTGCTCTTAACTTGTACCACCGCGATGAGCACTATCTAGTACGTGATGGTACCGTGCAGATCATTGATGTCGGCACGGGGCGTGTCATGCCTGATCGAACCTGGGGGCAGGGGTTGCATCAATTGATCGAGGCCAAGGAGGGGTGCGAGACACTGTCAGATGAGCGCCGCACGCTAGGCAGCATCAGCTATCAGCGTTTCTTTTCGCGTTATCTGCGGCTGGCTGGAATGACCGGTACGGCCAAAGAGGTGGCAGGCGAACTGGGCCGCGTCTATGGGCTGGCGGTGGCGGCGGTTCCTACCCATCGTCGGAGCCGGCGGCGAGTCTTTTCCACGCGTATCTATTCCACTGCCACCGAAAAGTGGCGCCAGATTGCCCTGCGCGTCACCGAGCTGCATGCGCAAAACATTCCTGTGCTATTGGGGACACGTACGGTTGCTGCTTCGGAGCGTGCGGCGGCGGAACTGGCGACATGCGGATTGGTCTTCAACCTGCTTTCTGCAAAGCAGGATAGCGAGGAATCAGAGGTGGTTGCCTCTGCCGGGCAGGCGGGGGCCATTACTATTGCCACCAACATGGCCGGTCGTGGTACCGACATCAAACTGGGTGAGGGCGTCGATGCCCTCGGCGGTCTACATGTTATCCTTTCAGAATGCCACGAGGCGGCACGCATTGATCGTCAGCTTGCCGGGCGCAGTGCCCGCCAAGGCGATGCTGGCTGCGTTGAAGCATTCTTGTCTCTCGAAGACACTCTGCTGGAGCCGATGCGTGGTGGGCTAGCCGAACGGCTGATGTTGCGGCTGGCGGGGAACGGGCGCTGGCGCGCGTTGCTGCTTTCCGGCTGGATGCGTTTCGCCCAGCTTCGCGCAGAACGCCAACAAGCTCAGGTGCGTACCGCCGTGCTCAAATCAGACCGTCAATTAGGCGATATGCTTTCCTTTTCTGGACAACGAGAATAA
- a CDS encoding peptidase M50, whose amino-acid sequence MTMASDSWYRVAALRPRLRNHAQVHRHVYRGEVWYVLQNHSTGRFHRFSVVANRILGFMDGQRSVQEVWDLASTALGEEMPSQTEVIKLLSDLYRADVLQSDAAPDFSELQARRRRHENLRWRQRFANPLSLRFPLVDPDAWLCAALPRLRWLFGRWGGLLWLATVVAAAALAGQHWQELTSNIVDRALSADNLLLTVVVFPLIKLLHELGHALVTRQRGGEVHEMGIMLLVLMPIPYVDASAATAFADKRCRILVGAAGMMVDLFVAALAVFTWIALEPGTARAVAYNVILVAGISTVLINGNPLLRYDGYYILADWLEMPNFAKRASEQIAYLINHHVFGLAEIPSPARDRRESAILVSYGLASFIFRMLMMVAIIEGVASRFFLFGVVLAIAAVVGLLVMPLLKMASHLFYGQTLARKRRRALSASGASLALVLLILLVLPWPASTLTEGVVWADEQSVLRPAVDGFIVELLADPGARVKAGQPLIRLVDPSLTAHLALTTAQVMELDARYDLARTNTRAAAEMVNDLRPEVLAAQAEARRSVNDLVIASRCDGVFVMPDATDAIGRFVPRGEVLAYVTGCSANVRVVVPEAEGDLVSRRTSEVEIRATHHLATLIVARMEREVPAATHELPSAILGAQGGGKIVLDPGYREANQSLQKFFLVDLRLPVGESLPYVGERIHVRFALQPEPLAWQWYRSVRRAFLRSFNV is encoded by the coding sequence ATGACGATGGCCAGCGACTCTTGGTATCGCGTGGCGGCGCTTCGTCCGCGGCTGCGCAACCACGCTCAGGTTCACCGCCACGTTTATCGCGGCGAAGTCTGGTATGTCCTACAGAACCACTCAACCGGCCGCTTCCACCGGTTTTCGGTCGTAGCCAACCGTATCCTTGGCTTCATGGATGGTCAGCGCAGCGTGCAAGAAGTGTGGGACCTTGCCAGTACAGCCTTGGGCGAGGAGATGCCGAGCCAGACCGAAGTGATAAAGCTTCTCTCCGATCTCTATCGCGCAGATGTCCTACAAAGTGACGCGGCACCCGATTTCAGCGAGCTTCAGGCACGGCGACGCCGCCATGAGAATCTGCGCTGGCGGCAACGCTTTGCCAATCCTTTGTCGTTACGTTTTCCATTGGTTGATCCCGATGCGTGGCTATGTGCTGCGCTGCCTCGGTTGCGCTGGCTTTTCGGACGATGGGGGGGGCTGCTTTGGCTGGCAACGGTTGTAGCTGCGGCGGCACTGGCGGGGCAGCACTGGCAGGAGTTGACGAGCAATATTGTCGACAGGGCACTTTCGGCGGACAACCTGTTGCTGACTGTCGTAGTCTTTCCCCTAATCAAGCTTTTACACGAGTTGGGGCATGCGTTGGTGACGCGCCAGCGTGGCGGCGAAGTTCATGAAATGGGTATTATGTTGCTGGTGCTGATGCCCATACCCTACGTTGATGCCAGCGCCGCCACGGCCTTCGCCGACAAGAGGTGCCGCATACTGGTTGGGGCAGCCGGAATGATGGTGGATCTCTTCGTCGCCGCACTGGCGGTGTTCACCTGGATCGCCTTGGAGCCGGGTACCGCGCGTGCGGTTGCATACAATGTCATTCTTGTAGCTGGTATTTCGACCGTGCTGATCAATGGCAATCCGCTATTGCGCTACGACGGTTATTACATCCTCGCCGACTGGCTGGAAATGCCCAATTTCGCAAAACGTGCCAGTGAACAGATTGCCTACCTTATTAACCACCATGTTTTTGGGTTGGCCGAAATCCCTTCTCCAGCCCGAGACAGGCGCGAGAGCGCCATTCTGGTTAGCTACGGGCTTGCTTCGTTTATCTTCCGCATGTTGATGATGGTCGCCATCATCGAAGGCGTGGCCAGTCGGTTCTTCCTGTTTGGCGTTGTGTTGGCCATTGCCGCCGTAGTCGGGCTGCTGGTAATGCCCTTGCTCAAAATGGCAAGCCATCTTTTCTATGGCCAGACATTGGCGCGCAAGCGGCGCCGAGCGCTTTCGGCCAGTGGTGCCTCCTTGGCGCTAGTGCTGCTCATTCTGCTGGTTCTGCCGTGGCCGGCGTCGACGCTTACCGAGGGCGTGGTCTGGGCTGATGAGCAGAGCGTGCTGCGGCCGGCGGTAGATGGTTTTATCGTCGAGTTGCTGGCGGATCCCGGCGCCAGGGTTAAAGCTGGGCAACCTCTGATACGGCTTGTGGATCCGAGTCTGACAGCACATCTTGCTTTGACGACGGCTCAGGTTATGGAACTCGATGCCCGCTATGACCTCGCCCGAACCAATACGCGGGCGGCCGCCGAAATGGTCAATGACCTTCGGCCAGAAGTTCTGGCAGCACAGGCCGAGGCGCGTCGTTCCGTTAACGATCTCGTCATTGCCAGCCGTTGTGATGGCGTGTTCGTTATGCCGGATGCAACTGATGCCATCGGTCGTTTCGTGCCGCGTGGCGAGGTGCTGGCCTATGTGACTGGCTGCTCCGCCAATGTGCGCGTGGTGGTGCCCGAGGCCGAAGGCGACCTGGTCAGCCGGCGTACGTCGGAAGTAGAGATTCGTGCGACGCACCACCTTGCGACACTGATTGTTGCGCGTATGGAGCGGGAGGTGCCGGCAGCAACACACGAACTGCCGAGTGCCATCCTTGGCGCTCAGGGGGGCGGCAAGATCGTTCTCGATCCAGGTTATCGCGAGGCCAATCAGTCGTTGCAAAAGTTCTTTCTCGTTGATCTCCGCCTGCCAGTAGGGGAGAGTCTGCCCTATGTAGGCGAGCGCATTCACGTGCGTTTTGCCTTGCAGCCTGAACCTCTCGCCTGGCAGTGGTATCGCAGTGTGCGACGTGCCTTCTTGCGATCCTTTAATGTTTGA
- a CDS encoding efflux RND transporter periplasmic adaptor subunit, which produces MIIRVSQVRAEDVAVWEHLDQATSEEDFHAAWLDMLCRGSAGTIRGVLVLGDPTNGEYAPAGFWPPGEAPTPELAQAAGQAIETNGEIISENGGALLLACPLADAGSVFGCVAIQLAAAQKGCKAILERMHMASYALVVARQRQAAAAEQVTRERLIATLDLVASALNEPRFAAAAPMLATELATRLDCDRVSIGVVEKLRTKVMAVSHSGEFGGRMNLIRAIGQAMDEAIDLRTLIVLPSSADDGPLPRDHLALARLFGNDSLLTVPFELADEVRGAFTFERSGGGRVFDTATIELCQAVVALCARILEHKRLNDRSLMSRVTDEVHNQLRRLTGPRYYARKLAATVFMTVSAFFAVVNGDYRVNATASVEGAVRQVLAAPFDGYVASAPHRAGDVVAAEDVLAVLDDREIRMEYFKWLGQQSQYARQYEEAMAKHDRGLGNIALAQMQQAEAQAALYASQLERARIVTPLAGVVVSGDLSQSLGAAVKRGQMLFEVSPTDHYRVVLEVPDADIAAVASGQQGELALAALPGRGFRFTVTQVTPVVTAKDGRSVVRVEGNLEEPLPGLRLGMEGVAKIEAGRRKLLWIWTHSFLDWLRLSLWVWM; this is translated from the coding sequence GTGATCATACGGGTGTCGCAAGTACGCGCGGAAGACGTCGCTGTTTGGGAGCATCTCGACCAGGCGACGTCGGAAGAGGACTTTCATGCCGCATGGTTGGACATGCTCTGCCGTGGCAGCGCTGGCACCATTCGTGGTGTGCTGGTGCTTGGCGATCCGACGAACGGCGAATATGCACCGGCCGGTTTCTGGCCGCCCGGTGAGGCTCCGACGCCAGAACTGGCGCAGGCTGCCGGGCAGGCGATCGAGACGAACGGCGAAATTATCAGTGAAAACGGTGGCGCGCTACTGCTGGCCTGTCCATTGGCTGACGCCGGATCGGTCTTCGGCTGCGTTGCGATTCAGCTTGCTGCGGCACAGAAGGGTTGTAAGGCGATTCTTGAACGCATGCACATGGCGTCCTATGCTCTCGTTGTTGCCCGCCAGCGGCAGGCGGCTGCGGCGGAGCAGGTCACGCGCGAACGCCTGATTGCCACCCTGGATCTCGTTGCCTCGGCGTTAAATGAGCCGCGCTTCGCCGCAGCAGCGCCGATGCTTGCGACCGAGTTGGCTACCAGGCTTGATTGTGATCGTGTCAGTATCGGTGTCGTCGAGAAACTGAGAACCAAGGTGATGGCAGTTTCCCATAGCGGGGAATTTGGTGGTCGCATGAACCTGATTCGTGCCATCGGGCAGGCTATGGACGAAGCGATCGACCTGCGTACGCTTATCGTCCTGCCCTCGTCCGCGGATGATGGGCCTCTTCCGCGTGATCACCTAGCGCTGGCGCGTCTTTTCGGCAACGATAGCCTGCTTACAGTCCCATTCGAGCTTGCCGACGAGGTGCGCGGTGCCTTTACCTTCGAACGATCCGGTGGAGGTCGTGTTTTTGACACCGCCACCATCGAGTTGTGTCAGGCGGTTGTCGCTTTGTGCGCGCGCATCCTTGAGCACAAGCGCCTCAATGACCGGTCGTTGATGAGCCGCGTGACCGACGAGGTGCACAACCAATTGCGCCGGCTAACCGGGCCGCGTTACTACGCCCGAAAGCTTGCAGCTACAGTCTTCATGACCGTGTCGGCGTTTTTCGCGGTGGTGAATGGTGACTACCGTGTAAATGCGACTGCTAGCGTTGAAGGAGCTGTTCGTCAGGTTCTTGCTGCTCCTTTCGATGGTTACGTGGCGAGTGCGCCGCATCGCGCTGGTGATGTAGTGGCCGCCGAAGATGTACTCGCCGTGCTCGATGATCGAGAAATACGGATGGAGTACTTCAAATGGCTCGGTCAGCAGAGCCAGTATGCCCGGCAGTATGAGGAAGCTATGGCTAAGCATGACCGTGGTCTTGGCAATATTGCTTTGGCGCAGATGCAGCAGGCGGAAGCGCAGGCAGCCCTCTATGCAAGTCAGCTTGAGCGGGCGCGCATCGTTACCCCCTTGGCCGGTGTCGTGGTGAGTGGCGATCTATCGCAATCTCTGGGTGCTGCAGTCAAGCGCGGCCAGATGTTATTTGAGGTTTCACCGACCGACCATTATCGTGTCGTTCTCGAGGTGCCGGATGCCGATATTGCCGCTGTTGCGTCCGGACAGCAGGGGGAGCTCGCCTTGGCCGCTCTGCCCGGGAGAGGTTTTAGGTTCACTGTGACTCAAGTGACGCCGGTGGTAACGGCCAAGGATGGGCGTAGCGTCGTTCGTGTTGAGGGTAACTTGGAAGAACCGTTGCCAGGGCTGCGACTGGGCATGGAGGGCGTGGCTAAGATCGAGGCTGGCCGGCGAAAACTTTTATGGATATGGACGCACTCCTTCCTCGACTGGCTGCGCCTGTCCCTGTGGGTTTGGATGTAG